In Castanea sativa cultivar Marrone di Chiusa Pesio chromosome 6, ASM4071231v1, a single window of DNA contains:
- the LOC142638628 gene encoding uncharacterized protein LOC142638628, whose translation MAAPAVEGTAVTALRAVMFRVRQAAERSGRTPDLVRVVAVSKTKPVSLIRQVYDSGYRCFGENYAQELIEKAPQLPQDIDWHFIGHLQSNKVKSLLTGVPNLAMVEGVDNAKVANHLDRAVSSLGRNPLKVLVQVNTSGEASKSGIDPSGCVELAKHVKLQCPNLEFSGLMTIGMPDYSSTPENFKTLSNCRIEVCKALGIAEEQCELSMGMSGDFELAIEMGSTNVRVGSTIFGPREYAKKQPN comes from the exons ATGGCTGCTCCTGCGGTGGAAGGCACAGCCGTGACGGCGCTCCGGGCGGTCATGTTCCGAGTCCGGCAGGCTGCGGAGCGGTCTGGTCGGACACCCGACCTGGTCCGGGTCGTGGCCGTTTCGAAAACCAAACCGGTCTCTCTCATCCGCCAAGTCTACGACTCTGGATACCGTTGCTTTGGCGAGAACTACGCACAAGAACTCATCGAAAAAGCCCCCCaa cTTCCTCAAGACATAGACTGGCATTTCATTGGGCATTTGCAAAGCAACAAAGTCAAATCGCTACTCA CTGGAGTCCCGAATCTGGCAATGGTTGAGGGTGTAGATAACGCAAAG GTTGCAAATCATCTTGACCGGGCAGTTTCAAGCCTTGGAAGAAATCCTTTGAAGGTTTTGGTCCAAGTGAATACCAGTGGAGAAGCTT CAAAATCTGGCATTGATCCTTCTGGCTGTGTCGAACTTGCGAAACATGTTAAGTTGCAGTGCCCAAATCTAGAGTTCTCTGGCTTAATGACAATTGGGATGCCAGACTATTCATCAACTCCAGAAAACTTTAAG ACGCTATCAAACTGTAGAATTGAGGTTTGCAAGGCACTTGGAATAGCGGAGGAGCAATGTGAGTTGTCAATGGGCATGTCAGGTGACTTTGAGCTAGCG ATTGAAATGGGCAGTACCAATGTGAGAGTCGGATCAACCATATTTGGCCCGAGGGAGTATGCCAAGAAACAACCAAATTAG
- the LOC142641253 gene encoding cytochrome b561 and DOMON domain-containing protein At4g12980-like produces MSSSTELVIILITLAFLSLMLNIDAQTDCSGDFFDLASARNITKCKKLTTLGAEFGWKYNVDNHTKQLQLDIILRASLHNAMGWLAWGVNPGQRPQMVGTRAIIGIRYLNGTSVIKTYNITQYTKIGCPLLPSETSDVNVSNTQVIYSATRYMMTIHASLILPQKDYNFSTLNHVWQVGQSANDVQPLMHATTLQNVDSTETLDLDTGTCVNIGHRRRHLRTVHGILNILGWGILLPIGVIIARYFRVHPFDLEKKKKLWFYLHVSFQSIGYVLGTIGWGIGLWLGHASKYYTFRTHRILAIFIFTFATLQMLAFRLKPKNTDDYRKHWNMYHHFLGYALLATISVNIFQGIAILKPVYTWKWAYVAILGAFGVVTIAFEIYTWIKFRKDINKKKNQTTATNQDLKAGAGPPTN; encoded by the exons ATGTCTTCTTCTACCGAACTTGTAATAATTCTCATCACTTTGGCCTTTTTATCCCTTATGCTTAACATCGATGCTCAGACTGATTGTAGTGGTGACTTCTTTGACTTGGCCAGTGCAAGAAACATCACAAAGTGCAAGAAATTGACAACATTAGGAGCTGAATTTGGCTGGAAATACAACGTCGACAACCACACCAAACAGTTGCAGCTTGACATAATTCTCCGTGCAAGCCTGCATAATGCAATGGGATGGCTGGCTTGGGGTGTCAATCCAGGACAGAGGCCACAGATGGTTGGAACCAGAGCTATCATAGGCATTAGATACCTCAATGGAACCTCAGTAATCAAGACCTATAACATCACCCAATATACCAAGATTGGTTGCCCACTCCTGCCTTCAGAGACAAGCGATGTAAACGTTTCAAATACACAAGTAATTTACTCAGCAACAAGGTACATGATGACTATACATGCTTCACTAATTCTTCCTCAGAAGGACTACAATTTTTCAACGTTGAACCATGTTTGGCAAGTTGGGCAGTCTGCCAATGATGTGCAGCCATTGATGCATGCCACAACTCTTCAGAATGTAGATAGCACTGAGACTTTAGACTTGGATACTGGGACCTGTGTTAACATTGGACATCGCCGTCGCCACCTTAGAACG GTGCATGGAATTCTGAACATTTTGGGGTGGGGAATACTCTTACCCATCGGTGTGATTATCGCTAGGTACTTCAGGGTGCATCCATTTGACcttgagaagaaaaagaaattgtggTTCTATCTTCATGTCTCCTTTCAGAGTATTGGTTATGTTCTAGGCACCATTGGCTGGGGCATTGGTTTATGGCTTGGACACGCTTCGAAATACTACACCTTTCGCACTCACCGGATTCTTGCTATATTCATATTTACATTTGCTACATTACAA ATGTTAGCCTTTCGTTTAAAGCCAAAGAACACCGACGATTACCGCAAGCATTGGAACATGTACCATCATTTTCTTGGCTATGCACTGCTGGCTACGATTTCTGTGAACATATTTCAAGGGATTGCAATTTTAAAGCCGGTTTACACTTGGAAATGGGCTTACGTAGCGATTCTTGGAGCCTTTGGAGTTGTTACAATTGCGTTTGAGATTTACACATggataaaattcagaaaagacattaataaaaaaaagaatcaaaccACAGCCACGAATCAAGATTTAAAAGCAGGTGCAGGACCGCCAACAAACTAA
- the LOC142640813 gene encoding uncharacterized protein LOC142640813 isoform X1, with the protein MANLPQSLSMNAPFGGPSASAPGAAGAPPSKDRKMASAEHLVLDLSNPDLRENALLELSKNKELFQDLAPSLWNSFGTIAALIQEIVYIYPVLSPPNLTPAQSNRVCNALALLQCVASHPDTRMLFLNAHIPLYLYPFLNTTSKLRPFEYLRLTSLGVIGALVKVDDTEVISFLLSTEIIPLCLRTMEMGSELSKTVATFIVQKILLDDVGLDYICTTAERFFAVGRVLGNMVAALAEQPSSRLLKHIIRCYLRLSDNPRACDALRSCLPDMLRDATFSSCLREDPTTRRWLQQLLHNVGGNRVPSLQAGAGFDHMMVN; encoded by the exons ATGGCGAATCTACCTCAATCGCTCTCCATGAACGCGCCGTTCGGAGGTCCGAGCGCGTCTGCCCCAGGCGCCGCCGGAGCTCCGCCCAGCAAGGACCGGAAAATGGCATCGGCCGAGCACTTGGTGCTCGACCTCAGTAACCCTGATCTTCGAGAGAACGCTCTCCTTGAACTCTCTAAG AACAAGGAATTATTTCAAGATTTGGCTCCTTCCCTGTGGAATTCTTTTGGTACTATTGCTGCACTTATTCAG GAGATAGTTTATATATACCCTGTATTGTCACCACCAAATCTAACTCCTGCGCAATCAAATAGAGTTTGCAATGCTCTTGCACTTCTTCAG TGTGTAGCCTCTCACCCTGACACAAGGATGTTGTTCCTCAATG CTCATATACCATTGTATCTGTACCCCTTCCTAAATACAACGAGCAAGTTAAGGCCATTTGAGTACTTGAGACTGACTAGCTTAGGTGTCATTGGTGCCTTAGTAAAG GTTGATGATACAGAAGTTATCAGCTTCCTCCTCTCAACAGAAATCATTCCACTCTGCTTGCGCACCATGGAAATGGGCAGTGAATTATCAAAAACA GTTGCAACATTTATAGTTCAAAAAATTCTGTTGGATGATGTGGGCTTGGATTATATCTGTACCACAGCGGAACGGTTTTTTGCTGTAGGTAGAGTTTTGGGGAACATGGTTGCAGCCCTTGCTGAACAACCCTCGTCCCGTCTTTTGAAACATATTATTCGATGCTATCTTCGTTTGTCTGACAATCCAAG GGCTTGTGATGCATTAAGAAGTTGCCTTCCTGACATGTTAAGAGATGCTACCTTCAGTAGTTGCCTCCGT GAAGATCCCACAACAAGGAGGTGGCTGCAACAGTTGCTTCACAATGTTGGAGGAAACCGGGTTCCTTCACTACAGGCCGGAGCAGGATTTGATCATATGATGGTGAACTAA
- the LOC142641509 gene encoding 1,4-alpha-glucan-branching enzyme 3, chloroplastic/amyloplastic, producing MTSLSLPTKIFLYPNSLSIQFQSQHKPPQRLTFPRNIKIICSATEQPQPQPQPQQQPKKKKKKNETESEKGVDPVGFLTKHGISHKAFAIFLRERHKALKDLKDEIFNRHINLRDMASGFEILGMHRHFEHRVDYMEWAPGARYCALIGDFNGWSPTENAAREGFFGHDDFGYWFIILEDKLREGEKPDELYFQQYNYVDDYDKGDSGVSIDEIFKKSNDDYWEPGEDRFVKNRFEVPAKLYEQLFGPNGPQTLEELEEIPDPETRYKAWKEQHKNDPPSNLPPYDVIDQGKEYDIFNVVSSPEWVKKVFAKKPPLEYWLETRKGRKAWLKKYTPGIPHGSKYRVYFNTPSGPLERVPAWATYVQPDIDGKQGFAVHWEPPPESAYKWKNTHPKVPKSLRIYECHVGISGSEPKVSSFNDFTEKVLPHVKEAGYNAIQLFGVVEHKDYFTVGYRVTNFYAVSSRYGTPDDFKRLVDEAHGLGLLVFIDIVHSYSAADEMVGLSLFDGSNDCYFHTGKRGHHKYWGTRMFKYGDPDVLHFLLSNLNWWVVEYQIDGFQFHSLSSMMYTHNGFASFTGDLEEYCNQYVDRDALLYLILANEILHVLHPNIVTIAEDATFYPGLCEPTSQGGLGFDYYVNLSVSEMWSSFLENVPDHEWSMSKIVSTLMGNKQHADKMLMYAENHNQSISGGKSFAEILFGESREDSQGLKQSLLRGCSLHKMIKLITFTIGGRAYMNFMGNEFGHPERVEFPMASNKFSFQLAKRRWDLLEKGMHRDLFSFDKDLMKLDENERILSRGLPNIHHVNDTTMVISYMRGPLLFIFNFHPTDSYEQYNVGVEEAGEYQVVLNTDETKFGGQGLIKDNQYLRRTISRRVDGLRNCLEVCLPSRTAQVYKLSRILRI from the exons ATGACTTCACTTTCTCTCCCAACCAAAATTTTCCTCTACCCAAATAGCCTTTCCATCCAATTCCAATCTCAACACAAACCCCCCCAGAGACTCACTTTTCCCAGAAACATAAAGATCATATGCTCAGCCACAGagcaaccacaaccacaaccacaaccacaacaacaacccaagaagaagaagaagaagaatgagacaGAAAGCGAGAAAGGAGTTGACCCAGTTGGGTTCCTCACCAAACACGGCATTTCCCATAAAGCATTTGCTATTTTCCTCCGTGAAAG ACATAAAGCGTTGAAGGACCTTAAAGATGAAATTTTCAACCGTCACATCAATCTCAGGGACATGGCTTCTGG ATTTGAAATATTGGGTATGCATCGTCACTTCGAACATCGGGTGGATTATATGGAATGGGCTCCAG GTGCTCGCTATTGTGCACTGATTGGTGATTTCAATGGCTGGTCACCAACTGAAAATGCTGCAAGAGAGGGTTTTTTTGGCCATGATGATTTTGGATACTGGTTTATTATTCTTGAAGATAAGTTGAGGGAGGGAGAAAAACCAGATGAACTCTATTTTCAACAGTATAACTATGTTGATGACTATGATAAAGGTGACAGTGGTGTCTCAATTGATGAGATCTTCAAGAAATCAAATGATGATTACTGGGAACCTGGAGAGGACCGATTTGTTAAAAACCGTTTTGAGGTGCCAGCAAAGTTATATGAGCAACTATTTGGTCCTAATGGACCCCAAACTTTAGAGGAACTGGAAGAAATACCAGATCCAGAAACAAGATACAAGGCATGGAAAGAGCAGCATAAAAATGACCCACCTAGTAACTTACCTCCTTATGATGTGATTGATCAAGGAAAAGAATATGACATATTTAATGTGGTTAGCAGTCCTGAATGGGTGAAGAAAGTTTTTGCTAAGAAGCCTCCCTTGGAATACTGGTTAGAGACACGTAAAGGAAGGAAGGCATGGTTGAAAAAGTACACTCCAGGTATTCCTCATGGCAGCAAATACAGGGTGTATTTTAACACTCCTAGTGGGCCATTGGAACGGGTGCCTGCTTGGGCTACTTATGTGCAACCAG ATATAGATGGAAAGCAAGGTTTTGCGGTCCACTGGGAACCACCACCTGAATCTGCATACAAGTGGAAAAACACACACCCAAAAGTGCCAAAGTCCTTGCGCATATATGAATGCCATGTTGGAATTAGTGGATCAGAGCCAAAAGTATCttcttttaatgattttacagaAAAG GTCCTTCCGCATGTAAAAGAAGCTGGCTACAATGCAATCCAGTTGTTTGGAGTTGTTGAGCACAAAGATTATTTTACTGTTGGTTATAGA GTTACTAATTTCTATGCTGTTAGCAGCCGATATGGCACTCCTGATGATTTCAAGCGCTTGGTAGATGAAGCACATG GACTAGGACTGCTGGTTTTCATAGACATTGTCCATTCCTATTCAGCTGCAGATGAGATGGTTGGACTGTCACTATTTGATGGATCAAATGACTGTTACTTTCATACTG GTAAACGAGGGCATCACAAATACTGGGGTACCAGAATGTTCAAATACGGTGATCCTGATGTGCTGCATTTTCTTCTCTCAAACCTGAACTG GTGGGTTGTGGAGTATCAAATTGATGGCTTCCAGTTCCATTCACTCTCGTCGATGATGTACACACACAATGGTTTTGCTTCTTTTACTGGTGACTTGGAGGA ATACTGTAATCAATATGTTGACAGGGATGCATTATTATACCTTATTTTGGCAAATGAGATACTGCATGTTCTTCATCCAAATATAGTAACAATTGCTGAAGAT GCCACTTTTTATCCTGGATTGTGCGAGCCTACTTCTCAAGGTGGATTGGGATTTGACTATTATGTTAATCTTTCTGTGTCAGAGATGTGGTCATCTTTTCTTGAGAATGTCCCTGACCATGAATGGAGCATGAGTAAG ATTGTGAGCACATTAATGGGCAATAAACAACACGCAGATAAGATGCTTATGTATGCTGAAAACCATAATCAA TCAATATCTGGAGGGAAGTCATTTGCAGAAATATTGTTTGGTGAAAGCAGGGAGGATTCTCAGGGTTTGAAGCAATCATTGCTTAGAGGGTGTTCCTTACACAAG ATGATCAAATTGATTACATTTACAATTGGTGGCCGTGCTTATATGAACTTCATGGGTAATGAATTTGGGCATCCAGAG AGGGTTGAGTTCCCAATGGCAAGCAACAAGTTCTCATTTCAACTTGCTAAACGTCGCTGGGATCTTTTGGAGAAAGGCATGCATCGTGATTTATTTTCCTTTGATAAG GACTTGATGAAGTTGGATGAAAATGAGAGAATTCTTTCAAGAGGTTTACCAAACATTCACCACGTTAATGACACTACCATG GTAATATCTTACATGCGAGGTCCTCTTCTCTTCATATTCAATTTTCATCCAACAGATTCTTATGAACAATACAATGTAGGTGTAGAGGAAGCTGGAGAGTATCAA GTTGTATTAAATACTGATGAAACAAAGTTTGGAGGTCAAGGGCTTATTAAGGACAACCAATATCTTCGAAGAACCATTAGCCGAAG AGTTGATGGCCTCCGAAATTGCTTAGAAGTGTGTCTGCCGAGCAGGACTGCCCAG GTTTACAAATTGAGTCGGATCTTAAGAATATGA
- the LOC142640813 gene encoding uncharacterized protein LOC142640813 isoform X2, whose translation MANLPQSLSMNAPFGGPSASAPGAAGAPPSKDRKMASAEHLVLDLSNPDLRENALLELSKKRELFQDLAPLLWNSFGTIAALLQEIVYIYPVLSPPNLTPAQSNRVCNALALLQCVASHPDTRMLFLNAHIPLYLYPFLNTTSKLRPFEYLRLTSLGVIGALVKVDDTEVISFLLSTEIIPLCLRTMEMGSELSKTVATFIVQKILLDDVGLDYICTTAERFFAVGRVLGNMVAALAEQPSSRLLKHIIRCYLRLSDNPRACDALRSCLPDMLRDATFSSCLREDPTTRRWLQQLLHNVGGNRVPSLQAGAGFDHMMVN comes from the exons ATGGCGAATCTACCTCAATCGCTCTCCATGAACGCGCCGTTCGGAGGTCCGAGCGCGTCTGCCCCAGGCGCCGCCGGAGCTCCGCCCAGCAAGGACCGGAAAATGGCATCGGCCGAGCACTTGGTGCTCGACCTCAGTAACCCTGATCTTCGAGAGAACGCTCTCCTTGAACTCTCTAAG aagagAGAATTATTTCAAGATTTGGCTCCATTGTTGTGGAATTCTTTTGGTACTATTGCTGCACTTTTACAG GAGATAGTTTATATATACCCTGTATTGTCACCACCAAATCTAACTCCTGCGCAATCAAATAGAGTTTGCAATGCTCTTGCACTTCTTCAG TGTGTAGCCTCTCACCCTGACACAAGGATGTTGTTCCTCAATG CTCATATACCATTGTATCTGTACCCCTTCCTAAATACAACGAGCAAGTTAAGGCCATTTGAGTACTTGAGACTGACTAGCTTAGGTGTCATTGGTGCCTTAGTAAAG GTTGATGATACAGAAGTTATCAGCTTCCTCCTCTCAACAGAAATCATTCCACTCTGCTTGCGCACCATGGAAATGGGCAGTGAATTATCAAAAACA GTTGCAACATTTATAGTTCAAAAAATTCTGTTGGATGATGTGGGCTTGGATTATATCTGTACCACAGCGGAACGGTTTTTTGCTGTAGGTAGAGTTTTGGGGAACATGGTTGCAGCCCTTGCTGAACAACCCTCGTCCCGTCTTTTGAAACATATTATTCGATGCTATCTTCGTTTGTCTGACAATCCAAG GGCTTGTGATGCATTAAGAAGTTGCCTTCCTGACATGTTAAGAGATGCTACCTTCAGTAGTTGCCTCCGT GAAGATCCCACAACAAGGAGGTGGCTGCAACAGTTGCTTCACAATGTTGGAGGAAACCGGGTTCCTTCACTACAGGCCGGAGCAGGATTTGATCATATGATGGTGAACTAA